One region of Arthrobacter sp. StoSoilB22 genomic DNA includes:
- a CDS encoding uroporphyrinogen-III synthase yields the protein MTLAHAIEVQDATAAPEASEAVEAPLDGFRIGVTSHRRSRDLIEALERRGASVLHAPALKIAPVQEDMVLIEDTRTIIAAKPDICIATTAYGMRRWCEAADSFGIGEQLLETLSACRMFVRGPKARGAVRAAGLADVGISSDETTATLVDMLLAEGVRNKTVAVQLHGYTDVRQLERLRMSGATVLTVTPYRWVKPDGEDKLPRLIEAVVGGNLDVLTFTSAPAVDAMWSTAHEMGLYRQLIEALKGPVTVAAVGPVTAQPLVDAGLTPLIPDRYRMGALIRLVTEHLSLNHVRRLETKSATIELRGRCLRINGEVVDLAPAPLLLLRALLGAGGAVLSREALSDLLDLRGSVHALDMTVSRLRSSLPDGKLVETVVKRGYRLRA from the coding sequence ATGACTCTTGCACATGCCATCGAAGTCCAGGACGCTACGGCCGCGCCGGAAGCTTCCGAAGCCGTAGAAGCGCCGCTGGACGGATTCCGCATTGGCGTCACCTCGCACCGCCGCTCCCGGGACCTCATTGAGGCCCTGGAGCGTCGCGGTGCGAGCGTGTTGCACGCCCCGGCTTTGAAGATCGCCCCGGTTCAGGAGGATATGGTCCTCATTGAGGACACCCGCACCATCATCGCGGCTAAACCGGACATCTGCATCGCCACCACGGCATACGGGATGCGCCGCTGGTGTGAAGCCGCAGATTCTTTCGGCATCGGCGAGCAACTCCTGGAAACGCTGTCCGCATGCCGCATGTTCGTCCGTGGCCCCAAAGCCCGCGGCGCCGTGCGGGCGGCCGGTCTTGCCGACGTCGGAATCAGCAGTGACGAAACCACCGCGACCCTGGTGGACATGCTGCTGGCCGAAGGCGTTCGCAACAAGACCGTCGCTGTGCAGCTGCACGGGTACACCGACGTCCGCCAGTTGGAACGGCTCCGCATGTCCGGCGCCACGGTCCTGACCGTGACCCCGTACCGCTGGGTTAAGCCCGACGGCGAAGACAAGCTGCCGCGGCTGATCGAAGCCGTGGTGGGTGGCAACCTCGACGTCCTGACGTTCACCAGCGCCCCCGCCGTGGATGCGATGTGGAGCACCGCCCACGAAATGGGCCTCTACCGCCAGCTCATCGAAGCCCTGAAGGGTCCGGTAACTGTTGCGGCCGTTGGGCCGGTCACCGCACAACCGCTGGTTGACGCCGGGCTGACGCCGCTGATTCCCGACCGGTACCGCATGGGTGCGCTGATCAGGCTGGTGACCGAACATCTCTCGTTGAACCACGTACGGCGTTTGGAAACAAAAAGCGCCACCATCGAATTGCGCGGACGCTGCTTGCGGATTAACGGCGAGGTGGTGGACCTTGCACCGGCACCCCTGCTGCTGTTGCGAGCGCTGCTGGGTGCGGGTGGAGCTGTACTGTCCCGGGAGGCTCTCTCTGACTTGTTGGACTTGCGCGGCTCTGTGCACGCCCTGGATATGACGGTGAGCCGGCTGCGGTCCTCCCTTCCGGACGGCAAGCTGGTGGAAACCGTGGTGAAGCGGGGTTACCGGCTGCGGGCTTAG
- the cobA gene encoding uroporphyrinogen-III C-methyltransferase, whose product MQLTIDLTGRDVLVTGNEQSARQAVRRYQKAGANVYRLSSPEGMPGDGQLPERPFLVAVVDDGGAGWLPLVERCRDAGVPVAFEPAPGAEGHVTLVGGGPGALDLLTVGAVDALRDADVVFYDRLAPYQELVDLTSAELVDVGKQPGLHKVTQRDIEKLMVDAALLGKNVVRLKGGDPYVFGRGGEEVAACVAAGVPVRVISGVTSAISVPAAAGIPVTHREVSHMFTVVSGHAPLTEKEHTHLAGLGGTIVVLMGIGTLPQLAAGLRRAGMRPDMPMAVVERGYRPGQRTTIADLGTIETAATGCSNPAVLVIGEVVRVAEANRNHAEASAELSRLAASLLEA is encoded by the coding sequence ATGCAGCTCACCATTGATCTCACCGGCCGCGACGTCCTGGTTACGGGAAATGAACAATCTGCCCGTCAAGCAGTCCGCCGCTACCAAAAGGCCGGCGCCAACGTGTACCGGCTCAGCTCCCCCGAAGGCATGCCAGGTGACGGCCAGCTGCCCGAGCGCCCTTTCCTGGTGGCCGTAGTGGACGACGGCGGGGCCGGCTGGCTGCCGCTGGTGGAACGCTGCCGCGACGCCGGGGTTCCCGTTGCGTTTGAGCCTGCTCCCGGAGCCGAAGGCCATGTGACCCTGGTGGGAGGGGGCCCTGGGGCCTTGGACCTGCTCACCGTGGGTGCCGTGGACGCACTGCGCGATGCCGACGTCGTCTTTTATGACCGGCTCGCTCCCTACCAGGAGCTGGTCGATCTGACCTCTGCAGAACTCGTGGACGTGGGAAAGCAGCCCGGGCTCCATAAAGTAACTCAGCGGGACATTGAAAAGCTCATGGTGGACGCTGCCCTGCTGGGCAAGAACGTTGTCCGGCTCAAGGGCGGGGACCCGTACGTTTTTGGCCGTGGTGGCGAGGAAGTGGCGGCCTGTGTTGCAGCCGGTGTTCCCGTCCGGGTCATCTCCGGCGTCACCAGCGCGATCTCCGTGCCCGCCGCAGCCGGCATTCCAGTGACACACCGCGAAGTGAGCCACATGTTCACCGTGGTCTCCGGCCATGCCCCCCTGACCGAGAAGGAACACACCCATCTTGCCGGCCTTGGCGGGACGATCGTGGTCCTCATGGGCATCGGTACCCTGCCGCAGCTGGCCGCTGGTCTTCGCCGGGCAGGGATGAGGCCGGACATGCCCATGGCGGTGGTGGAACGTGGCTACCGCCCGGGACAGCGCACCACCATCGCGGACCTCGGTACCATCGAAACGGCGGCCACCGGCTGCAGCAACCCGGCCGTACTGGTCATCGGCGAGGTGGTCCGCGTTGCTGAAGCCAACCGGAACCATGCCGAAGCATCCGCTGAACTGAGCCGACTCGCGGCTTCGCTCCTTGAAGCCTGA
- the nirB gene encoding nitrite reductase large subunit NirB yields the protein MTGHTSSTENPRRIVVVGGGPAAHRFADAMFNRGLEGWQVTVLTEEAHLPYDRVALSKALTETDVDLTLGNASMWDHEALTLVTGERAVKIDSVAKSVLTAAGNKYEYDHLVVATGSDAARLPIPGAEHTHVYRTLEDVWAINKAIAELSGKLGRKVNAVTIGGGLLGLESAAGTEQLGATPIVINGSPWLMNTQLDEGAGQALGRLIEAKGFEVHGGVFPSEVLTDDEGNVTGVLMADGRTIEADLVIVAIGVKPRDDLFRAAEGEEQLFSLGQRGGVVINDFCATEVAGIWAIGEVANFEGMCLGLVAPANTMAEIVADRLHGGEATFPGFDTATKLKLSGVDVASFGDAFARTEHSLEIVYADPARGVYQKIVTTDDAKTLLGGIFVGDASPYMSLRPLLGRELSAEPGAYLSAAGGGEAPETELPDDAILCSCNNVAAGTIRDTINGCGACEGNSPVQELGELKGCTRAGTQCGSCVPMLKKLLEGELKKSGIEVSKALCEHISLSRQELFDAIRVLELTSFEDIMAKYGTGAGCDICKPTIASILASQHSAYVLDAGRGALQDTNDRALANMQKDGTYSVVPRIAGGEITPKGLGVIAAVAEKYNLYTKITGGQRIDMFGARLEQLPDIWKELVDAGFESGQAYGKSLRTVKSCVGSTWCRFGVQDSVAMAIALELRYRGLRSPHKLKMGVSGCARECAEARGKDVGVIATADGWNLYVGGNGGATPAHAQLLAKDLDDETLLKYIDRYLMYYIRTADRLQRTARWQEELDGGIKHVEEVVVNDSLGIAEELEAAMAKHIDTYEDEWAETLKDPERLRRFRSFVNAPNQKDESISFVPERGQIRPATNEEKGGVLIASTIPVRSETVGVEN from the coding sequence GTGACCGGACACACTTCAAGTACAGAGAACCCGCGCCGCATCGTCGTCGTCGGCGGCGGCCCCGCTGCCCACCGTTTCGCCGATGCCATGTTCAATCGCGGTCTTGAAGGTTGGCAGGTTACGGTGCTGACCGAAGAGGCGCACCTCCCCTACGACCGTGTGGCGCTGAGCAAGGCCCTGACGGAAACCGACGTAGACCTCACCCTGGGCAATGCGTCCATGTGGGACCACGAGGCCCTGACCCTGGTCACCGGCGAGCGCGCCGTGAAGATCGATTCGGTCGCCAAGAGTGTCCTCACCGCCGCCGGCAACAAGTATGAGTACGACCACCTGGTGGTGGCTACAGGTTCTGACGCAGCCCGCCTCCCCATCCCGGGCGCAGAGCACACGCACGTTTACCGGACACTTGAGGACGTGTGGGCCATCAATAAGGCCATCGCCGAACTGAGCGGGAAGCTGGGCCGTAAGGTCAACGCCGTGACCATCGGCGGCGGTCTCCTGGGCCTGGAATCTGCGGCTGGCACGGAGCAGCTCGGCGCCACTCCCATTGTCATCAACGGCTCGCCCTGGCTCATGAACACCCAGCTGGATGAAGGTGCGGGGCAGGCACTGGGCCGGTTGATCGAAGCGAAGGGCTTTGAAGTCCACGGCGGCGTCTTCCCCTCCGAGGTATTGACGGACGACGAGGGCAATGTCACCGGAGTCTTGATGGCTGACGGCCGCACCATTGAGGCGGACCTGGTAATCGTGGCTATCGGCGTCAAGCCTCGCGACGATCTCTTCCGCGCAGCAGAAGGCGAAGAGCAGCTGTTCAGCCTGGGCCAGCGCGGTGGCGTTGTCATCAATGATTTCTGTGCCACCGAAGTGGCCGGCATTTGGGCCATCGGTGAAGTAGCAAACTTTGAGGGCATGTGCCTGGGACTTGTTGCTCCTGCCAACACCATGGCTGAGATCGTGGCCGACCGCCTGCACGGTGGCGAAGCAACGTTCCCCGGCTTTGATACCGCCACCAAGCTCAAATTGTCCGGTGTGGACGTGGCCAGCTTCGGGGACGCGTTTGCCCGGACCGAGCACTCCCTGGAAATCGTGTACGCGGACCCCGCTCGTGGCGTTTACCAGAAGATTGTCACCACCGATGATGCAAAGACGCTCCTGGGCGGCATCTTCGTGGGCGATGCTTCCCCGTACATGAGTCTTCGCCCGCTTCTGGGCCGCGAACTGTCCGCCGAGCCGGGCGCCTACCTGAGCGCTGCCGGTGGTGGCGAGGCTCCGGAGACCGAGCTTCCGGACGATGCCATCCTCTGCTCCTGCAACAACGTGGCCGCCGGAACCATTCGCGACACCATCAATGGCTGCGGTGCCTGTGAGGGCAACTCCCCCGTGCAGGAACTCGGTGAGTTGAAGGGCTGCACCCGGGCCGGAACGCAGTGTGGCTCGTGCGTTCCCATGCTCAAGAAGCTCCTTGAAGGCGAACTGAAGAAGTCCGGCATCGAGGTCTCCAAGGCCCTCTGTGAGCACATCAGCCTCTCCCGCCAGGAACTCTTCGACGCCATCCGCGTCCTGGAGCTCACGTCCTTCGAAGACATCATGGCCAAGTACGGCACGGGCGCCGGTTGCGATATCTGCAAGCCCACCATCGCCTCCATCCTGGCCAGCCAGCACTCCGCGTACGTTTTGGATGCCGGCCGCGGTGCACTGCAGGACACCAATGACCGCGCCTTGGCGAACATGCAGAAGGACGGCACCTATTCGGTGGTCCCCCGCATCGCCGGTGGCGAGATCACGCCGAAGGGCCTGGGCGTCATCGCAGCCGTCGCTGAGAAGTACAACCTCTACACCAAGATCACCGGCGGCCAGCGAATCGACATGTTCGGTGCCCGCCTCGAGCAGCTCCCGGACATTTGGAAGGAACTGGTGGATGCCGGTTTCGAATCCGGTCAGGCCTACGGCAAGAGTCTTCGCACGGTTAAGTCCTGTGTTGGTTCCACCTGGTGCCGGTTTGGTGTGCAGGATTCGGTGGCCATGGCCATCGCGCTGGAGCTGCGTTACCGTGGCCTCCGCAGCCCGCACAAGCTGAAGATGGGCGTCTCCGGTTGCGCCCGTGAATGTGCAGAAGCCCGTGGCAAGGATGTTGGTGTCATTGCCACCGCCGATGGGTGGAACCTGTATGTAGGCGGTAACGGTGGAGCCACCCCGGCCCACGCCCAGCTGTTGGCCAAGGACCTGGACGACGAAACCCTGCTGAAGTACATCGACCGCTACCTCATGTACTACATCCGCACCGCAGACCGACTCCAGCGCACCGCACGCTGGCAGGAAGAACTGGACGGCGGCATCAAGCACGTCGAAGAAGTAGTGGTCAACGACTCCCTGGGCATCGCTGAAGAGCTTGAGGCGGCGATGGCCAAGCACATCGACACCTATGAGGACGAGTGGGCCGAGACCCTGAAGGACCCGGAGCGCCTCCGCCGTTTCCGTTCTTTCGTCAACGCCCCCAACCAGAAGGACGAGTCCATTTCCTTCGTACCGGAGCGCGGCCAGATCCGTCCGGCCACCAACGAGGAAAAGGGCGGCGTACTCATCGCTTCCACCATCCCGGTCCGCAGCGAAACCGTCGGCGTAGAAAACTAG
- the nirD gene encoding nitrite reductase small subunit NirD: MTVILDRAEDLTTTAAWHRICAVDELELAWGEAALIAGRQVALFRTAPTEVFAVAQQDPATLANVMARGIIGSRGTRPTIASPLHKEVYDLETGECFTNPELKLDAFATRLVDGFIEVEL, encoded by the coding sequence ATGACCGTAATTCTGGACCGTGCCGAGGACCTGACCACCACCGCCGCCTGGCACCGTATTTGCGCGGTGGACGAACTCGAACTGGCTTGGGGCGAAGCCGCGCTGATCGCCGGACGTCAGGTTGCCTTATTCCGCACAGCACCCACCGAAGTCTTCGCCGTAGCGCAGCAGGATCCGGCGACGCTCGCCAACGTTATGGCCCGCGGAATCATCGGATCCCGCGGAACCCGGCCCACCATCGCATCGCCGCTGCACAAAGAGGTCTACGACCTCGAAACCGGCGAATGCTTCACCAACCCCGAACTCAAGCTCGACGCGTTCGCCACCCGTTTGGTGGATGGTTTTATTGAGGTTGAACTCTAG
- a CDS encoding phospho-sugar mutase, translating to MTSSDAAFEQLITDARQWASQDPDPATAAALVELAELAESGDAGAAQELGDSFNGTLQFGTAGLRAALGPGPNRMNRVVVRRAAAGLAAFLTETIAAAAPGTRPRAVVGFDARYNSDIFAQETAAIFTAAGIETFLMPAALPTPLLAYAVRSLKCDGGVMVTASHNPPQDNGYKVYLGRHAVTESGRGSQIVAPYDAEIAAKIEAVGALDSITLAEDGWTVLPTSIVAEYEDAVAALVDRDHFPARDLKIVLTPMHGVGGETAVSVLHAAGFTHVTLVAEQAEPDPDFPTVAFPNPEEPGALDLALAAAAESGADIVLANDPDADRAAVAALDPSTGAWRMLRGDEVGALLGAHVVARMAAAAGDEPQTGVFANSIVSSRLLSRIAAAAGYAHEETLTGFKWISRVPGLSYGYEEALGYCVAPDLVRDKDGISAAVLIAELAAAAKAEGKTIFDTLDDLYLVHGLHASDQLSIRVADLGLLDAMMNRLRVNPPEAFGGSAVEVFTDLAEGSEALPPTDGLLYLTRDQSRVIIRPSGTEPKLKCYLEVIQAVESAAELAAARQAARTSLDDVLRDVSEALGL from the coding sequence ATGACATCCAGCGATGCCGCATTCGAACAGCTGATCACCGACGCCCGCCAATGGGCTTCCCAAGACCCGGACCCGGCGACGGCGGCTGCTCTCGTCGAGCTGGCCGAGCTCGCCGAGAGCGGTGATGCGGGAGCAGCGCAGGAACTGGGCGACAGCTTCAACGGCACCCTGCAGTTCGGCACTGCCGGCCTTCGGGCAGCGCTCGGTCCCGGCCCCAACCGGATGAACCGCGTCGTCGTTCGCCGGGCAGCGGCAGGCCTCGCCGCTTTCCTCACCGAGACCATAGCCGCAGCGGCGCCAGGCACCCGGCCTCGCGCCGTCGTCGGCTTCGATGCCCGCTACAACTCGGACATCTTCGCCCAGGAAACCGCGGCAATCTTTACAGCAGCCGGCATCGAGACCTTCCTCATGCCGGCAGCACTTCCGACGCCGTTGCTCGCCTACGCGGTCCGGTCACTGAAGTGCGACGGCGGCGTGATGGTCACCGCCAGTCACAACCCGCCGCAAGACAACGGTTACAAGGTCTACCTCGGACGGCACGCCGTGACCGAAAGCGGACGCGGTTCGCAGATCGTGGCGCCATACGACGCGGAGATCGCAGCCAAGATCGAGGCTGTAGGTGCATTGGATTCGATCACGCTGGCAGAAGACGGCTGGACCGTGCTGCCCACGTCCATCGTCGCCGAGTACGAAGACGCCGTGGCCGCTTTGGTGGATCGGGACCATTTCCCGGCCCGGGACCTCAAAATCGTCCTCACACCCATGCACGGTGTTGGCGGTGAAACGGCTGTTTCCGTCCTCCACGCCGCGGGGTTCACCCACGTCACGCTGGTGGCCGAGCAAGCTGAGCCGGACCCGGACTTCCCCACCGTCGCGTTCCCCAATCCGGAGGAGCCCGGCGCCCTGGACCTGGCCCTCGCCGCGGCTGCAGAATCAGGTGCAGATATTGTTTTGGCCAACGACCCCGACGCCGATCGGGCCGCTGTTGCTGCGCTGGATCCCTCCACGGGAGCCTGGCGGATGCTCCGCGGCGACGAAGTGGGAGCGCTGCTGGGCGCGCACGTGGTGGCGCGCATGGCTGCCGCTGCCGGCGATGAGCCGCAGACGGGCGTGTTCGCTAACTCGATCGTGTCCTCCCGGCTACTCTCCCGCATCGCGGCCGCAGCAGGATATGCCCATGAGGAGACGCTCACCGGCTTCAAGTGGATTTCAAGGGTTCCCGGACTCAGCTACGGGTACGAGGAAGCCCTGGGATACTGCGTGGCGCCGGATTTGGTGCGCGACAAGGACGGCATCTCGGCGGCGGTGTTGATTGCGGAACTGGCAGCAGCAGCTAAGGCCGAGGGCAAAACGATCTTCGACACGCTGGACGACCTCTACTTGGTCCACGGACTGCATGCGAGCGACCAACTGAGCATACGAGTGGCTGACCTGGGTCTGCTCGATGCCATGATGAACCGTCTGCGGGTCAACCCGCCCGAAGCGTTCGGGGGCTCCGCCGTCGAGGTTTTCACCGATCTTGCCGAAGGAAGCGAAGCCCTGCCTCCCACGGACGGGCTGCTGTACCTCACAAGGGACCAGAGCCGCGTCATTATTCGTCCCAGCGGCACGGAGCCCAAGCTCAAGTGTTACCTGGAAGTCATCCAGGCTGTGGAGTCCGCGGCGGAACTTGCCGCCGCGCGCCAAGCAGCGCGAACGTCCCTGGATGATGTTCTCAGGGACGTCAGCGAAGCATTGGGTTTGTAA
- a CDS encoding glycoside hydrolase family 32 protein, with amino-acid sequence MTFPSPHLSRRQMLAASAAVVVAFSAASCTQAEGPTPVPAPGGPRPSASDPWRPVAHLTAEKNWLNDPNGLVYHDGTYHAFYQYNPRGNSWGNMSWGHSTSTDLVHWEQQPVAMEASPEEEIFSGCIVMDKNNASGLGSAENPPMVALYTSAYGKNGVLPQGAQAQSVAFSVDNGMTWQKYQGNPVLNLTPTNNNFRDPKITWYEPGRYWVMTTVVADAQVVKLFKSTNLLRWEYLSDFSGVGAQGGLWEVPELLQMDVEDSTAKKWVMLLSINPGGIAGGSGMQYFVGEFDGTRFTAEDAAAPDAPLDESQWLDHGADYYAANSISGAPGDKPVLVGWMGNWDYAQDVPTTPWRGSMAIPRELTLVRGGKRFELRSSIAGVARGTMERAGEVKSKNLTVGSAIKDLGQDFHRRTQLIELDMDLTSAREAGVLLRHSPGSESGLRVSYNKESGTVRVDRSQAGTTNFSPKFSPFHEVALPSPGTKVHLTILLDSSSVEVFAEGGDVALSDTFFPDWDSAASSVFSTGGDTDFTITSRSL; translated from the coding sequence ATGACTTTTCCCAGCCCCCACCTTTCGCGTCGCCAAATGCTGGCCGCAAGTGCCGCCGTCGTGGTCGCCTTCTCCGCAGCGTCCTGCACACAGGCTGAAGGCCCGACGCCGGTCCCCGCCCCGGGCGGGCCCCGCCCGTCCGCGTCGGATCCGTGGCGGCCCGTGGCCCACCTGACGGCTGAAAAGAACTGGCTCAACGACCCCAACGGCCTCGTTTATCACGACGGTACCTATCACGCGTTTTACCAGTACAACCCCCGCGGAAACTCGTGGGGCAATATGTCCTGGGGCCACTCCACCAGCACTGATCTGGTCCATTGGGAGCAGCAACCCGTAGCCATGGAGGCAAGCCCGGAGGAAGAGATCTTCTCCGGCTGCATCGTGATGGACAAGAACAACGCCTCGGGACTCGGGTCGGCGGAGAATCCACCCATGGTGGCCCTCTACACCAGCGCCTACGGCAAGAACGGCGTGCTGCCCCAAGGCGCGCAGGCCCAGTCGGTGGCGTTCAGCGTGGACAACGGCATGACCTGGCAGAAGTACCAGGGAAACCCGGTCCTGAACCTGACACCCACCAACAACAACTTCCGTGACCCCAAAATCACTTGGTACGAGCCAGGCCGCTACTGGGTGATGACCACCGTGGTGGCCGACGCCCAGGTAGTGAAATTGTTCAAGTCCACCAACCTCCTCCGCTGGGAGTACCTGAGCGATTTCTCCGGCGTCGGCGCACAGGGAGGGCTCTGGGAAGTACCCGAACTCCTGCAGATGGATGTGGAGGACTCCACTGCCAAGAAGTGGGTCATGCTGCTGAGCATCAACCCCGGCGGCATTGCAGGCGGCTCGGGCATGCAGTACTTCGTGGGCGAATTCGATGGGACACGCTTTACCGCCGAGGATGCGGCCGCTCCCGACGCGCCGCTCGACGAATCCCAGTGGCTGGACCACGGCGCCGACTACTATGCCGCAAACTCCATTTCCGGGGCACCCGGGGACAAACCCGTACTCGTGGGGTGGATGGGCAACTGGGACTATGCCCAGGACGTGCCCACCACACCGTGGCGCGGTTCCATGGCGATTCCCCGTGAACTCACCCTGGTTCGGGGCGGGAAGAGGTTTGAGTTGCGATCCTCCATAGCCGGAGTGGCCCGGGGAACGATGGAACGCGCCGGTGAAGTGAAGAGCAAAAACCTCACCGTCGGCTCCGCAATCAAGGACCTCGGCCAGGACTTCCACCGGCGCACCCAGTTGATCGAGCTGGACATGGACCTGACGTCGGCGCGCGAGGCAGGCGTTCTCCTCCGGCACTCACCAGGCTCCGAGTCCGGGCTGCGCGTCTCCTATAACAAGGAGAGTGGGACTGTGAGGGTGGACCGTTCACAGGCCGGGACCACTAACTTCTCCCCTAAGTTCAGCCCGTTTCATGAAGTGGCGCTGCCCTCCCCCGGCACCAAGGTCCATCTCACCATCCTCCTGGACTCATCCTCCGTGGAAGTCTTCGCCGAGGGTGGCGACGTGGCTCTTTCTGACACGTTCTTCCCGGACTGGGATAGTGCGGCCTCCTCGGTGTTCAGCACGGGCGGCGACACGGACTTCACCATTACTTCCCGATCTCTTTGA
- a CDS encoding glycoside hydrolase family 68 protein, translated as MNTHSTPPRPRRRLRQAVAVAAAAGVAGSILLVAPAAQANLPADPPSSTMPAPTPGFPLPTTHTQQAYDPAADFTSKWTRADAKQIMAQSNPNVAPGQNSMSPNVTMPEIPKDFPAMNEDVWVWDTWSLTDENANQISYKGWDVIFSLVADRNAGYGFDQRHWNARIGYFFRKTNADPAKDKWNYGGHLFLDNTSIGNTEWSGSTRLMQGNKINVFYTATTFYDVAERNAGGGGIAPDAAIAKALGTIHATKDGVSFDGFQHTKLLEPDGKLYQNKAQNPGFAFRDPYTFADPAHPGKTFMVFEGNTGGTRGSYKCKQEDLGYQPGDPNAETVAQVNSTGAWYQTANVGLAVADNKDLTKWSFLPPILSANCVNDQTERPQIFIQNENGKNKYYLFTISHQFTYADGMRGPDGVYGFVGNGIRSDYQPVNNSGLALGSPTDLNMPANAPEGPDPRQNGRQFQAYSHYVQPGGLVQSFIDNVDGVRGGSLSPTVKMNFKAGVTQVDRSFGKNGLGPFGYLPTNVRVGGEGLYK; from the coding sequence ATGAACACGCACTCAACCCCTCCACGGCCGCGCCGCCGGTTACGGCAGGCAGTAGCCGTCGCAGCAGCGGCCGGTGTGGCCGGCAGCATCCTGTTGGTAGCGCCAGCCGCGCAGGCCAACCTCCCGGCGGATCCGCCCTCGAGCACCATGCCGGCGCCAACGCCCGGCTTCCCACTGCCGACCACCCATACACAGCAGGCATATGATCCAGCGGCAGATTTCACGTCCAAGTGGACGCGAGCCGACGCCAAGCAGATCATGGCCCAGAGCAACCCCAACGTTGCCCCCGGGCAGAACTCCATGAGCCCCAACGTCACCATGCCGGAAATCCCCAAGGACTTCCCGGCCATGAACGAGGACGTGTGGGTTTGGGACACGTGGTCCCTGACGGACGAGAACGCCAACCAGATCAGCTACAAGGGCTGGGACGTCATCTTCTCCCTGGTTGCTGACCGGAACGCCGGCTACGGCTTCGACCAGCGCCACTGGAACGCCAGGATCGGCTACTTCTTCCGCAAGACCAACGCCGATCCTGCCAAGGATAAATGGAACTACGGCGGACACCTGTTCCTGGACAACACGTCCATCGGGAATACGGAGTGGTCCGGTTCCACGCGCCTCATGCAGGGCAACAAAATCAACGTCTTCTACACGGCCACCACGTTCTACGACGTCGCCGAACGGAACGCCGGCGGTGGCGGTATCGCTCCGGACGCCGCGATCGCCAAGGCACTGGGTACCATCCATGCCACCAAGGACGGCGTGAGCTTCGACGGCTTCCAGCACACCAAGCTGCTGGAACCGGACGGAAAGCTGTACCAGAACAAAGCCCAGAACCCCGGCTTCGCATTCCGTGACCCGTACACCTTCGCGGACCCCGCCCACCCGGGCAAGACTTTCATGGTCTTCGAAGGCAACACCGGCGGCACCCGCGGCTCCTACAAGTGCAAGCAGGAAGACCTTGGCTACCAACCGGGCGATCCCAACGCCGAGACCGTGGCCCAGGTCAACAGCACCGGGGCCTGGTACCAGACTGCCAACGTGGGACTCGCCGTTGCGGACAACAAGGACCTCACCAAGTGGAGCTTCCTGCCTCCCATCCTTTCCGCCAACTGCGTGAACGATCAGACTGAGCGTCCGCAGATCTTCATCCAGAACGAGAACGGCAAGAACAAGTACTATCTGTTCACCATCAGCCACCAGTTCACGTACGCAGATGGAATGCGCGGACCGGACGGCGTCTACGGCTTTGTCGGCAACGGTATCCGCTCCGACTACCAGCCGGTCAACAACAGCGGCCTGGCCCTGGGCTCCCCCACGGACCTGAACATGCCGGCCAACGCACCGGAGGGTCCGGACCCTCGCCAGAACGGCCGTCAGTTCCAGGCCTACTCGCACTACGTCCAGCCCGGCGGGCTCGTCCAGTCGTTCATTGACAATGTGGACGGCGTCCGCGGCGGCTCCCTGTCACCCACCGTGAAGATGAATTTCAAGGCCGGCGTGACCCAGGTTGATCGCAGCTTCGGCAAGAACGGTCTTGGGCCGTTCGGCTACCTTCCCACCAACGTCCGTGTTGGCGGCGAAGGCCTCTACAAGTAA